In Rhizobium sp. CIAT894, the genomic window CATCTGGTCGGCGGCTTCCTCCGACGGGCAGGAGCCCTATTCGATCGCGCTCACTGTGCTGTCGCTGATGCCGAATGTCGCCGATTACGACTTCAAGATCCTGGCAACCGACATCGACCCGAAGATCCTGGCGATCGCCCGGGCCGGCGCCTATGACGAGAATGCGCTCGAAACCGTTTCGCCGGCCATGCGCAAGCAGTGGTTCAGCGAAGTCGAGGTGCAGGGCCGCAGGAAGTTCCAGGTCGACGACCGCGTCAAGCGGCTGATCACCTACAACGAGCTGAACCTGATGGCGCAATGGCCGTTCAAGGGCAAGTTCGACGTCATCTTCTGCCGCAACGTCGTCATCTATTTCGACGAACCGACGCAGATGAAGATCTGGCAGCGTTTCGCCGGCCTGCTGCCGGAGGGTGGCCATCTCTATATCGGTCACTCCGAGCGCGTGTCGGGCGAGGCGAAACACGTCTTCGACAATATCGGCATTACGACCTATCGCTATACGACCAAAGGTCTCGGGAGGAAGGCATGAGCGCTCCGGCAAGAGTTCTCGTTGTTGACGACTCGCCGACCATGCGGGGGCTGATCACGGCCGTCCTGAGCTCCGACCCGGAGGTCAACGTCATCGGCCAGGCCGGCGACGCGCTGGAAGCGCGCGAGGCGATCAAGCGGCTGAACCCCGACGTCGTGACGCTCGACATCGAGATGCCGAATATGAACGGCCTCGATTTCCTCGAAAAGATCATGACGCTGCGTCCGATGCCGGTCATCATGGTCTCCACCATGACCCATCGCGGCGCCGAGGCGACGCTTGCGGCGCTGGAGATCGGTGCTTTCGACTGCGTCGGGAAGCCAGGCCCAGGCGAACCCAGACCCTTCGGCGACCTCGCCGAGAAGGTCAAGGCGGCCGCGCGCACGCAGTGCCAGTTCTCCCAGCCGGTGACGGCCGCCGTGGCACCGCCGCCCTCCGTCGCCGATTTCCGCGTCGGCCGCAAGATCGTCGCGATCGGCTCGTCGACGGGCGGCGTCGAGGCGCTGATCGCCGTGCTGCAGAAGTTTCCGGCCAATTGCCCGCCGACGGTCATCACCCAGCATATGCCGCCGACCTTCACCAAGAGCTTCGCCGAACGGCTGAACCGGCTCTGTGCGCCGGTGGTGCAGGAAGCGACCGATGGTGCCCGCCTCGAAATCGGCAAGATCTATCTGGCGCCCGGCGGCGAGCGTCATCTCCAGGTCAGCGGCGCCTCGGCGCCCTGCTGCCGTCTCGTCGACCGCGCACCGGTCAACGGCCACCGGCCTTCGGTCGACGTGCTGTTCGATTCGGTGGCGGAGTTGGCGGGCCGTAACGCCGTCGGCGTGATTTTGACCGGAATGGGCCGTGATGGCGCCGCCGGATTGTTGAAAATGCGCCACGCCGGCGCCAGAACACTCGGCCAGAACGAAAAAACCTGTGTCGTTTACGGAATGCCAAGGGTTGCCCACGAACTTGGCGCCGTTGAGCAGCAGTTGCCCCTGTCTGCCATCGGGGAAGAAATATTGAAAATGACAGCCGCCCGAAAGGAAGGGACCGAATAAATGTCGATCGCGGAGAAAATCAAAGTTCTGATCGTCGATGATCAGGTAACGAGCCGGTTGCTGCTCAGCGATGCGCTGACCCAGCTCGGTTTCAAGCAGATCACGTCCGCAGGCGACGGCGAGCAGGGCATGAAGATCATGGCCGAACAGCCGCACCACCTGGTGATCTCGGACTTCAACATGCCGAAGATGGATGGCATCGGTTTCCTTCAGGCCGTGCGCACCAACCCGAACACCAAGAAGGCGGCCTTCATCATCCTGACTGCCCAGGGCGACCGCGCGCTGGTGCAGAAGGCAGCCCAGCTCGGCGCCAACAACGTGCTCGCCAAGCCGTTCACGATCGAAAAGATGAAAGCGGCTATCGAAGCCGTGTTTGGAGCCTTGAAATGATCAATGAGGGGGCAGCCCGCCGCGTGCACATCATTCAGGGCGAGTACAAGGTTCTGAGCGATCCGAATGCGGTCCTCTCGACCATTCTCGGCTCCTGCGTGGCTGCGTGCCTCCGGGACCCCGTCGCTGGCATTGGCGGCATGAACCACTTTCTGCTGCCCGGTTCGGCGACGTCGCCGACCTCTGGCG contains:
- a CDS encoding response regulator: MSIAEKIKVLIVDDQVTSRLLLSDALTQLGFKQITSAGDGEQGMKIMAEQPHHLVISDFNMPKMDGIGFLQAVRTNPNTKKAAFIILTAQGDRALVQKAAQLGANNVLAKPFTIEKMKAAIEAVFGALK
- the cheB gene encoding protein-glutamate O-methylesterase CheB — encoded protein: MSAPARVLVVDDSPTMRGLITAVLSSDPEVNVIGQAGDALEAREAIKRLNPDVVTLDIEMPNMNGLDFLEKIMTLRPMPVIMVSTMTHRGAEATLAALEIGAFDCVGKPGPGEPRPFGDLAEKVKAAARTQCQFSQPVTAAVAPPPSVADFRVGRKIVAIGSSTGGVEALIAVLQKFPANCPPTVITQHMPPTFTKSFAERLNRLCAPVVQEATDGARLEIGKIYLAPGGERHLQVSGASAPCCRLVDRAPVNGHRPSVDVLFDSVAELAGRNAVGVILTGMGRDGAAGLLKMRHAGARTLGQNEKTCVVYGMPRVAHELGAVEQQLPLSAIGEEILKMTAARKEGTE
- the cheR gene encoding protein-glutamate O-methyltransferase CheR translates to MSAMGAKDQRQGADEVLASGEYPLTRRDLTEIAAMIYSDAGIFLNETKASLVYSRLSKHIRNLGLSGFREYCDLVASPAGAAPRREMLSHLTTNFTRFFRENHHFEHLRDQVLPELLQRARSGGRVRIWSAASSDGQEPYSIALTVLSLMPNVADYDFKILATDIDPKILAIARAGAYDENALETVSPAMRKQWFSEVEVQGRRKFQVDDRVKRLITYNELNLMAQWPFKGKFDVIFCRNVVIYFDEPTQMKIWQRFAGLLPEGGHLYIGHSERVSGEAKHVFDNIGITTYRYTTKGLGRKA